The following are from one region of the Pirellulaceae bacterium genome:
- a CDS encoding MoaD/ThiS family protein: protein MPQIHIPAMMRPKANDQAIVEVDGQTVGEALARLTEQFPDLSGSLWDDSRHVHAFVNIFVDGHNIRDRDQLNTAVGQRQVVLIVPALAGG, encoded by the coding sequence ATGCCACAAATCCATATTCCAGCCATGATGCGTCCCAAGGCGAATGACCAAGCTATCGTCGAAGTTGACGGACAGACAGTCGGTGAAGCGCTCGCACGGTTGACAGAACAGTTTCCTGATTTGAGCGGCAGTCTGTGGGATGACTCGCGGCATGTGCATGCCTTTGTGAACATCTTCGTCGACGGTCACAACATTCGCGACCGGGATCAATTGAACACAGCGGTTGGCCAGCGACAAGTTGTGTTGATCGTGCCCGCGCTGGCTGGAGGTTAA
- a CDS encoding esterase family protein: MLTIVFSSNCWSQIERYPEHPDSLVKPDVPQGKILEYEWQSQIFAGTKRRYCVYVPAQYDEQKPAAVMVFQDGHAYVNPHGDFKSTIVMDNLIHAGDMPVTIGIFIDPGHSGELPAQRGWVPTPSNRSFEYDTLSDQYARFLLEEILPEVSKHFRLTDDPDQRAIAGMSSGGICAWTVAWERPDAFRKVLSHIGSFVDIRGGHNYPSLIRKSENKPIRIFLQDGSHDLDNVHGNWPLSNQQMAKALAFKKYDYQFVFGEGRHNGRHGGAILPDSLRWLWRTAEPPAAE; this comes from the coding sequence GTGCTCACTATTGTGTTCAGCAGCAACTGCTGGTCGCAAATCGAACGCTATCCGGAGCACCCCGATTCGCTAGTCAAGCCGGACGTGCCGCAGGGCAAGATTCTGGAGTATGAATGGCAGAGCCAGATCTTCGCGGGAACCAAGCGCCGCTATTGCGTCTATGTTCCGGCGCAATATGACGAGCAAAAGCCGGCTGCCGTGATGGTATTTCAAGATGGCCATGCCTACGTTAATCCGCATGGCGATTTTAAGTCTACGATCGTGATGGACAATTTGATTCACGCCGGCGACATGCCGGTGACCATTGGCATATTCATCGATCCAGGTCATAGCGGCGAACTGCCTGCCCAACGTGGCTGGGTGCCAACACCTTCGAACCGCAGTTTTGAATACGACACTCTGTCGGATCAGTACGCGCGTTTTCTATTGGAGGAGATATTGCCTGAAGTCAGCAAACATTTTCGGTTGACGGACGATCCCGACCAGCGGGCCATTGCGGGCATGAGTTCTGGCGGCATCTGTGCCTGGACCGTGGCCTGGGAGCGACCCGATGCCTTTCGCAAGGTACTTAGCCATATCGGCAGCTTCGTCGATATTCGCGGTGGCCACAACTATCCCAGCCTGATACGCAAGAGCGAAAACAAGCCGATTCGCATATTTTTGCAGGATGGCAGCCACGACCTAGACAACGTGCATGGCAACTGGCCGCTGAGCAATCAACAGATGGCCAAAGCGCTCGCGTTCAAGAAGTACGATTACCAATTTGTTTTCGGTGAGGGCCGTCACAACGGTCGGCATGGCGGCGCTATTTTGCCAGATTCATTACGCTGGCTGTGGCGCACCGCTGAGCCACCAGCTGCCGAGTGA
- the ispD gene encoding 2-C-methyl-D-erythritol 4-phosphate cytidylyltransferase — protein sequence MSKFAVILAAAGRSSRFGDPFQKKVFVTLAGKPLWMHSAELFAKHADVGQLVLVISGEDRELFNEKFAGHAAMLGIQTVVGGEQRADSVRQALAVINADCQWVAVHDAARPCLTKTLIDSVFQAAQRTGAAILATPCHSTLKRVTAQQTIQQTVPRDGLWLAQTPQCFKTKLLQQCYQQHPSPSQATDEASIVQECGHAVSVVEGSPLNIKVTTKGDLKFAEVALKALPQPTAFPF from the coding sequence GTGAGCAAATTTGCCGTGATCCTGGCTGCGGCTGGTCGAAGTAGCCGGTTTGGCGATCCGTTTCAAAAGAAGGTTTTCGTCACGTTGGCGGGCAAGCCACTGTGGATGCATTCGGCTGAACTGTTTGCGAAACACGCGGATGTCGGGCAACTGGTATTGGTCATTTCTGGCGAAGACCGCGAATTGTTCAATGAAAAGTTCGCCGGCCACGCTGCCATGTTAGGCATTCAAACCGTGGTGGGTGGGGAGCAACGTGCCGATAGCGTTCGGCAAGCTCTAGCCGTGATCAACGCTGATTGCCAGTGGGTGGCGGTGCACGATGCCGCGCGGCCCTGCCTGACCAAGACGCTCATCGACTCAGTATTCCAAGCGGCCCAGCGCACCGGTGCCGCCATTCTAGCCACGCCCTGCCACAGCACCCTCAAACGCGTTACGGCGCAACAAACCATCCAGCAGACGGTGCCCCGCGACGGTCTATGGCTGGCACAAACACCACAGTGCTTCAAGACCAAGCTGCTGCAACAGTGCTACCAACAACATCCCAGCCCCAGCCAGGCAACTGACGAAGCTAGCATCGTCCAAGAGTGTGGGCACGCGGTAAGCGTAGTTGAGGGCAGCCCGCTGAACATCAAAGTCACCACCAAAGGCGATTTAAAATTTGCCGAAGTAGCGCTCAAGGCACTTCCCCAACCCACAGCATTTCCCTTTTAA
- a CDS encoding tyrosine--tRNA ligase: MADHILDELAWRGLIHQNTGEALLHEHLSQSRSVYAGFDPTASSLHCGSLLPLMMLRRFQRAGHRPIALVGGATGMIGDPSGKSEERVLLSSEILAENVAGMQQQMQRFLDFSGPSAATLVNNLDWMSGWSYIQFLRDVGKNFPVNVMLAKDSVKSRLERDDAGLSYTEFSYMLLQAYDFVYLSQHQGCTLQIGGSDQWGNITAGIDLGRRMHGSVLFGLTCPLLLTSDGRKMGKTERGAIWLDAQRTSPYAFYQYWLNVSDADVLLCLRFLTEIDCDEYRALEQSLAQSPEHRAAQRRLASWLTEFIHGQSGLESAQRASEYLFGAEIADLTDQQLMEIFYDVPSGTLTPAELSNGFSILDAPVRVGLCKSKSEARRSLEQGGLYVNNRRIDSVDKLLTSADLASQSAMVLRIGKKRFAVLRVEG, from the coding sequence ATGGCGGACCACATCCTCGATGAACTCGCTTGGCGCGGCTTGATCCATCAAAACACGGGTGAGGCGCTACTGCACGAACACCTCAGTCAGTCGCGTTCGGTCTATGCCGGCTTCGATCCAACTGCGTCCAGCTTGCATTGCGGTAGCCTATTGCCGTTGATGATGTTGCGGCGCTTTCAGCGCGCCGGCCATCGGCCCATCGCGCTCGTGGGTGGGGCTACGGGCATGATCGGTGATCCCAGCGGTAAAAGCGAAGAGCGTGTGCTGCTATCGTCAGAAATCTTGGCTGAAAACGTAGCCGGAATGCAGCAGCAAATGCAGCGATTCCTAGATTTCTCCGGACCGTCGGCGGCAACTCTGGTCAACAACTTGGATTGGATGTCGGGGTGGTCCTACATTCAGTTTCTTCGCGATGTCGGTAAGAATTTTCCTGTCAACGTGATGTTGGCCAAAGATAGCGTCAAGAGCCGATTGGAACGCGACGACGCTGGTTTGAGCTACACAGAGTTCAGCTACATGCTGCTGCAGGCCTATGATTTTGTCTACCTCAGTCAACATCAGGGCTGCACGCTGCAAATCGGTGGCAGTGATCAGTGGGGCAATATCACCGCTGGTATCGACCTGGGTCGGCGCATGCACGGCAGCGTTCTGTTTGGACTTACCTGCCCGCTGCTGCTGACCAGCGATGGCCGCAAGATGGGCAAGACCGAGCGTGGAGCTATTTGGTTAGACGCTCAGCGGACCAGCCCATACGCTTTTTATCAATACTGGTTGAACGTCTCCGACGCCGATGTGCTATTGTGCTTGCGATTCTTGACCGAGATTGACTGTGATGAATATCGCGCGCTGGAGCAATCGTTAGCTCAATCGCCTGAACATCGCGCCGCACAGCGCCGCCTAGCTAGTTGGTTAACCGAGTTCATTCACGGGCAATCAGGCCTGGAATCCGCGCAGCGAGCCTCGGAGTATCTGTTCGGTGCTGAAATAGCGGACCTGACCGATCAGCAGTTGATGGAGATTTTCTACGATGTGCCCAGCGGGACGTTGACGCCTGCTGAATTGTCCAATGGCTTTTCGATCTTGGATGCTCCCGTCCGTGTTGGGTTATGCAAGAGCAAGAGCGAAGCGCGGCGCAGCTTGGAACAAGGTGGTCTGTACGTCAACAATCGGCGCATCGACTCGGTGGATAAACTACTGACCTCTGCCGATTTAGCCAGCCAGTCCGCCATGGTCTTGCGGATCGGCAAGAAACGGTTTGCCGTACTAAGAGTTGAAGGTTAA
- the cysC gene encoding adenylyl-sulfate kinase has translation MSSADPKVVWHQHSVDRASRQRLAGHRGCVVWFTGLSGSGKSTIANLVDGLLYQRGVHTYVLDGDNIRHGLCAGANLLELEHGSEFARRFGLGFGAADREENIRRIGAVAQLFVSAALVTLTAFVSPYRRDRQRVRQWVEGHGQVGDFIEVFVDTPLEICESRDPKGLYQQARQGKIPHFTGISDPYEAPENPEIHLLAGQRPAAELAQQVVQALADRGVIRA, from the coding sequence ATGTCCAGCGCAGATCCCAAGGTTGTTTGGCACCAGCATAGCGTGGATCGTGCCAGTCGCCAGCGATTGGCGGGGCATCGCGGGTGCGTGGTGTGGTTTACTGGACTGAGCGGGTCAGGCAAGAGTACCATTGCCAACCTGGTGGACGGATTGCTGTACCAGCGCGGTGTGCATACCTATGTGTTGGATGGTGATAACATTCGACATGGCCTGTGTGCAGGTGCTAATCTGTTAGAACTCGAGCATGGCAGCGAGTTCGCCCGACGTTTCGGTCTGGGATTTGGCGCAGCGGACCGCGAAGAAAACATTCGCCGAATCGGTGCGGTGGCTCAACTGTTTGTGTCCGCGGCCCTGGTGACGTTGACCGCCTTTGTGAGTCCCTATCGTCGCGATCGGCAGCGCGTGCGCCAGTGGGTCGAGGGCCATGGTCAGGTGGGAGACTTCATCGAGGTCTTTGTGGATACTCCGCTGGAGATCTGTGAAAGTCGCGATCCCAAGGGGCTATATCAACAGGCTCGACAAGGGAAGATTCCACACTTCACAGGCATCAGCGATCCGTATGAGGCTCCTGAGAACCCCGAAATTCATCTGCTGGCCGGTCAACGACCTGCCGCAGAATTGGCGCAGCAAGTGGTTCAGGCTTTGGCAGATCGCGGCGTCATAAGGGCTTAA
- a CDS encoding metallophosphoesterase: MMQRREAVKSLVAGGATGLVGLSGPAAGAESAPARQRSVRLVHLTDVHVQPARSAPQGLAQAIRHIHWLPDQPDFILNGGDAIGDALEVGADEVAVQWKLWKAAWKEHGTLPVRNCLGNHDIWGWNKAKSKTQGNESGWGKQIALEQLELERGYYRFDHGGWRFLILDSLTFDEETAYRAELDPAQFQWLTDELQGTPPEMPVAVASHVPILTVGTVGFSHELRKYPQATRMLSHLDAAELLMLLRRFPNVKLCLSGHTHLTEHVMFGGIGFVNSGAVSGLWWKGDFLHTDEGYHVIDLYSDGTYQIQYVSYGWQADGPGQR; this comes from the coding sequence ATGATGCAGCGGCGCGAAGCAGTAAAGAGTCTGGTAGCCGGCGGAGCAACTGGACTTGTCGGATTGAGCGGTCCGGCCGCAGGTGCCGAAAGTGCGCCGGCGCGACAGCGGAGTGTGCGGCTGGTGCATCTGACGGATGTGCATGTTCAGCCCGCTCGGTCGGCACCGCAAGGGTTGGCTCAGGCTATCCGGCATATTCACTGGTTACCCGATCAGCCCGATTTTATACTCAATGGTGGCGACGCGATTGGTGATGCGCTGGAAGTTGGTGCCGATGAAGTTGCCGTTCAGTGGAAGTTATGGAAGGCAGCTTGGAAGGAACATGGAACGCTGCCCGTGCGGAATTGTCTGGGCAATCACGATATATGGGGTTGGAACAAGGCCAAGAGTAAGACTCAGGGCAACGAATCAGGCTGGGGCAAGCAGATCGCACTGGAACAATTGGAGCTGGAACGTGGCTACTACCGGTTCGATCACGGCGGATGGAGATTCCTGATCCTCGATAGCTTGACCTTTGACGAAGAAACGGCGTATCGCGCCGAACTGGATCCGGCGCAGTTTCAGTGGTTGACTGATGAACTGCAAGGCACGCCGCCAGAGATGCCCGTGGCTGTGGCTTCACATGTGCCCATTCTAACCGTTGGTACTGTCGGCTTCAGCCACGAATTGCGCAAGTACCCGCAGGCCACGCGCATGCTGTCGCATCTTGATGCTGCGGAACTACTGATGCTGCTGCGGCGATTTCCCAACGTCAAGCTGTGTCTGAGTGGACATACGCATTTGACCGAGCACGTCATGTTCGGTGGAATTGGCTTCGTCAACAGCGGAGCGGTCAGCGGATTGTGGTGGAAAGGAGATTTTCTGCACACCGACGAAGGTTACCACGTGATTGACTTGTATAGCGACGGTACTTACCAAATTCAGTACGTCAGTTATGGCTGGCAAGCCGATGGTCCAGGTCAGCGGTAA
- a CDS encoding exo-alpha-sialidase, with protein sequence MRLAWIVTFTLCVSNAPLLADDDITFERVIGPEFPGKYKHPATLAELQNGDLYIAYYSGAGEYEQDTRCYGMRLPKGSNQWTQPAVIADTPERSDGNVAVWQAPDGVVWMFYVVNYGPTWCHARVKYKVSRDNAHSWSDSDVLAFEQGSMARSRPILLNNGDYLLPLYHETGDDPEKTAADTCSYFLRYNVATKSWSETNRIYSKTGNMQASPVQIDDHYLVAYLRPGGDFEPDPNRFLYRSQSLDGGKTWTPGEPTEFKNPNSAADFIKLRNGHLLLVFNDTNIDDRMPLTVAISTDNDRSYPYRRNVVNKPGDTAAYPSAIQTQDGRIHIVYTSGNREQIDHISFDEQAILKYKR encoded by the coding sequence ATGCGACTTGCCTGGATCGTTACATTTACACTCTGCGTAAGCAACGCACCGCTGTTAGCCGATGATGACATTACGTTTGAACGCGTCATCGGACCGGAGTTTCCCGGCAAATACAAACATCCGGCCACGCTGGCAGAATTGCAAAATGGCGACCTGTATATTGCCTACTACAGCGGCGCGGGCGAGTACGAACAGGACACTCGTTGCTACGGCATGCGGCTGCCCAAAGGCAGCAATCAGTGGACTCAGCCGGCCGTTATTGCTGACACGCCGGAACGTTCGGATGGCAACGTAGCGGTGTGGCAAGCTCCAGATGGCGTGGTGTGGATGTTTTATGTGGTCAACTACGGACCAACCTGGTGTCATGCGCGCGTCAAATACAAGGTATCCCGCGACAACGCGCATTCGTGGTCCGATTCTGACGTGCTGGCTTTTGAGCAGGGCAGCATGGCTCGCAGTCGCCCCATCTTACTCAACAACGGCGACTATCTGCTGCCGTTGTACCACGAAACCGGCGACGACCCGGAAAAAACAGCCGCGGACACATGCAGCTACTTCCTGCGTTATAACGTTGCCACCAAGAGTTGGTCGGAAACCAATCGCATCTATTCTAAGACCGGTAACATGCAAGCCTCGCCTGTGCAAATCGACGACCATTATTTGGTCGCGTATTTGCGCCCCGGCGGAGACTTCGAGCCCGATCCGAATCGGTTCTTGTATCGCAGTCAATCACTCGATGGCGGCAAAACATGGACGCCTGGCGAGCCAACCGAATTCAAGAATCCCAATTCTGCCGCCGATTTTATCAAGCTCCGCAACGGCCATTTGCTGCTGGTATTCAATGACACCAACATCGACGACCGCATGCCGCTGACCGTCGCCATTTCCACCGACAACGATCGCAGCTATCCCTATCGCCGCAACGTCGTCAATAAGCCCGGCGACACCGCCGCCTATCCTTCAGCCATTCAGACTCAAGACGGACGCATTCACATCGTCTACACCTCGGGCAATCGCGAACAAATTGACCACATCTCTTTCGACGAACAAGCGATTCTGAAGTACAAGCGATGA
- a CDS encoding PD40 domain-containing protein gives MNQRKSICPQRHHRLSGGVHQMVFSLCLLLVGVVGTTQADDGDALHDSWIGYTEGRNDLPEGQYFNWITNRACIVRGDGRDRQVLAQELIQNQHSWTQFAGWSPSGEHAVINSAWESPENAAWEREHQTFRMTEGWLMDSYLLELSTGQIANVTAVDRVSNYNTANFTPDGRQMLMTSLIGGVSKLFTMDLDGRNKRDISGGGTGFIYGVSPSPDSRLVAYHENYQIYISHADGREKRHIDTGHPFNFAPQWSPDGQWLLFVSGEHYNCHPHIVRSDGSGLTKLADRGGYRGVVEPLKHPDFHSASSDIPIWSRDGQSVYYTAQVDQSIELMRVTTDGQLQQLTHSAPGVRHYHPKPSPDGRWILFGSDRSSVMQLYVARLDGTQVRPLTAVSPGTCAMHGHWHPRRSAQ, from the coding sequence ATGAATCAACGAAAGTCAATCTGTCCACAACGCCATCACAGGCTATCTGGCGGCGTCCATCAAATGGTCTTTAGCCTATGTCTTCTGCTAGTAGGAGTCGTCGGCACTACCCAGGCAGACGATGGCGACGCATTACACGATTCCTGGATCGGATATACCGAAGGCAGAAACGACTTGCCTGAAGGTCAATACTTCAATTGGATCACGAACCGCGCTTGTATCGTGCGCGGCGACGGAAGAGATCGACAGGTGCTTGCGCAGGAACTGATTCAGAACCAGCACTCCTGGACGCAGTTTGCGGGCTGGTCGCCCAGTGGCGAACATGCGGTGATCAATAGTGCATGGGAGAGTCCCGAGAACGCGGCTTGGGAACGCGAACATCAGACATTTCGCATGACTGAAGGCTGGCTGATGGACTCGTATCTACTGGAATTGTCGACCGGTCAGATTGCTAACGTCACCGCTGTCGATCGTGTCAGTAATTACAACACGGCTAACTTCACTCCCGATGGCCGACAGATGCTAATGACTTCGCTGATTGGCGGCGTCTCCAAGCTCTTTACTATGGACTTAGATGGTCGTAATAAGCGCGACATCTCTGGCGGTGGAACCGGTTTTATTTATGGCGTCAGTCCATCGCCCGACAGTCGGTTGGTAGCCTACCACGAGAATTATCAAATCTACATCTCCCATGCGGACGGTCGCGAAAAAAGGCACATCGATACCGGCCATCCTTTCAACTTTGCGCCTCAGTGGTCGCCCGATGGTCAGTGGCTGCTGTTTGTCTCCGGCGAGCACTACAACTGTCACCCGCACATCGTCCGCAGCGACGGCAGTGGTCTAACCAAGCTTGCCGATCGCGGCGGCTATCGGGGCGTCGTAGAACCGCTCAAGCATCCCGACTTCCACAGCGCCAGCAGCGATATTCCAATCTGGTCGCGCGACGGCCAGTCAGTCTACTATACTGCTCAAGTCGACCAAAGCATCGAACTGATGCGCGTCACAACAGACGGGCAGTTACAGCAGCTTACGCATTCCGCTCCTGGCGTGCGTCACTACCATCCCAAGCCCTCTCCTGATGGCCGCTGGATCCTTTTCGGTTCCGATCGCAGCAGTGTCATGCAGCTCTACGTTGCCCGGCTCGACGGCACCCAAGTCAGGCCACTTACCGCCGTCTCGCCAGGCACCTGCGCCATGCACGGCCACTGGCATCCAAGGCGCAGCGCCCAGTGA
- a CDS encoding pyroglutamyl-peptidase I produces the protein MAIPVQAIMAYRQAAAGLINQPFPGPQFSETANVRVLLTAFEPYEKWIENSSWLTLVELLRGRLDQVELVTRRYPVDLPVVRERLYNDLLQGFDAVLHLGQCPGSPDIRLEMLAVNFAGRIENEGQELGVVIEDGPLAYRSQLPLGQWVELLRQHSIPTSISYHAGTFLCNATMYLSLHYGRVLAKCPQVAFIHLPLTSQQVAAEGLSMPSLPVETLAQAIRILIGNLAESSNAGPAAKEVADLVMHPPESYEIPL, from the coding sequence TTGGCAATACCAGTTCAGGCTATAATGGCGTATCGGCAGGCGGCGGCCGGCCTGATTAATCAGCCATTTCCGGGTCCCCAGTTCAGTGAGACAGCCAACGTGCGCGTGCTGCTGACCGCTTTTGAACCCTATGAAAAATGGATCGAAAATTCCAGTTGGCTAACGCTCGTTGAGTTGCTGCGGGGGCGGTTGGACCAAGTCGAACTGGTGACTCGGCGCTATCCTGTCGATTTGCCAGTTGTGCGTGAGCGCCTGTACAACGATCTGCTTCAGGGGTTCGACGCGGTTCTGCACTTGGGGCAGTGCCCCGGCAGTCCAGACATCAGACTGGAAATGTTGGCTGTCAATTTTGCAGGACGAATAGAAAATGAAGGCCAAGAGTTGGGTGTGGTGATCGAAGACGGACCGTTGGCCTATCGCTCGCAACTGCCGCTGGGACAATGGGTCGAACTGCTTCGCCAGCATTCGATTCCAACGTCAATTTCTTACCATGCTGGCACGTTTCTATGCAACGCTACCATGTATCTGAGTCTGCACTATGGTCGAGTGTTAGCCAAATGTCCGCAGGTAGCATTCATCCATTTGCCGTTAACATCACAACAGGTAGCCGCCGAGGGATTATCGATGCCCAGCTTGCCGGTTGAAACGTTGGCTCAAGCGATTCGTATCCTGATTGGGAATCTGGCAGAATCTTCCAACGCCGGACCTGCAGCCAAAGAAGTAGCCGACTTGGTCATGCATCCGCCTGAGAGTTACGAAATTCCCCTTTGA
- a CDS encoding leucine-rich repeat domain-containing protein, which yields MKLQISLLIWLPFILSISVAAAEQSIFPDAGLEAAVRAQVFAKRHNQEPITKEDVARISQVEGMGRKISNLSGLEHCVAVQKIDLGNNEISDLSPLAGLKLLQSLSLKNNRIQSIEPLRDLEKMQLLDLSDNQVQDLTALEKMTNLRTLYLSNNRLENIQVLSRLPKIWSLYLNGNRIGDWKPVGDLPWLSSLNLSNCGIEDLSFMKPLKRLMTVVLVDNQIKDVSPLLEMAKADELRQFAMFWRLYLKGNSVDPKSQAVTELQALGARISFE from the coding sequence ATGAAACTTCAAATCTCTTTGCTGATTTGGCTACCATTTATTCTGAGCATTTCCGTGGCTGCGGCCGAACAGTCCATATTTCCCGATGCCGGTCTGGAGGCTGCGGTGCGGGCTCAGGTATTTGCCAAACGGCACAATCAGGAGCCCATCACCAAAGAGGATGTAGCTCGCATTTCTCAAGTCGAAGGCATGGGCCGCAAGATTTCCAACCTGTCGGGGCTGGAACATTGCGTGGCGGTGCAAAAAATCGACCTAGGAAACAACGAGATCTCAGATCTCAGTCCGCTGGCAGGCTTGAAGCTGTTGCAGTCCCTGTCGCTAAAGAACAACCGTATCCAGTCCATCGAGCCACTGCGCGATTTAGAAAAAATGCAGCTGCTGGATTTGTCAGACAATCAGGTGCAAGACCTGACCGCGCTAGAGAAGATGACGAACCTTCGGACGCTATACCTGTCGAACAACCGCCTCGAAAATATCCAAGTACTTAGTCGCCTGCCAAAAATTTGGAGTTTGTACTTGAATGGCAATCGCATTGGCGACTGGAAGCCAGTTGGTGATTTGCCCTGGCTCAGCTCTCTGAATTTGTCCAACTGTGGTATCGAAGATCTTTCGTTCATGAAGCCGCTGAAGCGGCTGATGACGGTGGTCTTGGTAGACAATCAGATCAAAGACGTCTCACCTCTGCTAGAAATGGCGAAAGCTGACGAGTTGCGGCAGTTTGCAATGTTCTGGCGATTGTATTTGAAAGGCAATTCCGTGGACCCTAAATCACAAGCTGTCACCGAGCTGCAGGCTTTGGGAGCGCGAATTTCTTTTGAGTAG
- the ribD gene encoding bifunctional diaminohydroxyphosphoribosylaminopyrimidine deaminase/5-amino-6-(5-phosphoribosylamino)uracil reductase RibD: MNRALELAKLGLGYVEPNPLVGCVLARGDQLIAEGYHARFGGPHAELAAVTNARQAGRESLLKGCTAYVTLEPCCHHGKTPPCAQLLLDVGVQRVVVAMQDPFAAVNGGGLAQLRAAGLHVAVGLQADAAQQLNAPYLKRIQQRRPWIIAKWAMSLDGRIATASGDSQWISGPDSRQLVHQLRSRVDAILVGSGTVLADDPLLTARLPESQQPARIALRVVVDSQLSVATTSRLVRTARQFPTLFWTGPQETRHKAQALRELGCQVEHSHAEDPQQRLNELLELLGDRYSATNVLVEGGGQLLGSLFDQHQIDQCEVFIATKLIGGSGAISPLAGRGIDQISQGPHVYAVQQASVGMDVHVSCRLDWINRQAAG; this comes from the coding sequence ATGAACCGCGCCCTGGAGCTGGCCAAGCTTGGTCTGGGTTACGTTGAACCCAATCCGCTGGTTGGTTGCGTGCTGGCGCGCGGCGATCAATTGATTGCCGAAGGTTATCACGCTCGCTTTGGAGGACCCCACGCCGAACTAGCCGCTGTAACCAACGCGCGGCAGGCGGGCCGCGAGTCGCTGTTGAAGGGCTGCACCGCCTACGTGACGTTAGAACCCTGTTGCCACCACGGGAAAACTCCTCCCTGTGCTCAACTGCTGTTGGACGTTGGGGTGCAGCGAGTGGTCGTGGCTATGCAGGACCCGTTTGCGGCAGTCAATGGAGGCGGGCTTGCACAATTGCGAGCTGCAGGACTGCACGTCGCAGTTGGTCTTCAGGCGGATGCCGCCCAACAGCTCAACGCGCCCTATCTCAAGCGTATTCAGCAGCGGCGTCCCTGGATCATCGCCAAGTGGGCTATGAGTCTTGATGGTCGCATTGCTACCGCCAGCGGAGACAGCCAGTGGATTTCTGGCCCTGACAGCCGGCAACTGGTCCATCAGTTACGCAGTCGAGTGGATGCAATTTTGGTTGGCAGCGGTACGGTGTTGGCCGACGATCCGCTGCTGACGGCTCGCTTGCCCGAGAGCCAGCAGCCGGCCAGAATAGCTCTGCGCGTAGTGGTTGACTCGCAATTGTCCGTCGCCACCACAAGCCGACTCGTAAGAACCGCTCGCCAATTTCCAACATTGTTCTGGACCGGTCCTCAGGAGACTCGGCACAAAGCACAGGCGCTGCGAGAATTGGGGTGTCAAGTCGAGCACAGCCACGCCGAGGATCCTCAACAACGTTTGAATGAACTATTGGAATTGCTTGGCGATCGTTATTCAGCCACCAACGTATTGGTCGAAGGTGGCGGACAGTTGCTGGGTAGTCTCTTCGACCAACACCAAATCGACCAGTGTGAAGTCTTTATCGCGACCAAATTGATTGGCGGCTCTGGTGCTATATCGCCATTGGCCGGACGGGGTATCGATCAGATATCGCAGGGGCCACACGTCTACGCGGTGCAGCAAGCTTCGGTCGGCATGGACGTTCACGTTTCGTGTCGCCTGGACTGGATCAACAGGCAAGCGGCCGGTTAG
- a CDS encoding NRDE family protein, whose amino-acid sequence MCLLAVLYRLVPESPILVAANREEYYDRPSQPPSIQSGKPRVLCGMDQRAGGTWMGVNQHGMFVGLCNRRAGGGADSVGARSRGLIAREVLRCGSARVAIDKAVDEMVTHRYQPFNLIVCDYESGWVVYNDGERHDVMPLEDGLNIIGNLDLNDPIDDRVQLAHRLLTLQNLDSPVKFLAVASKVFARSPTPSSRASMVIRGGDYGTISSTLIALSPKPRDAIFQFAAGAPDQSKYEDFSPMLRDILSRGLREARTKVKVTT is encoded by the coding sequence ATGTGTTTACTGGCAGTTCTCTACCGTTTAGTCCCAGAGAGCCCCATCCTAGTAGCTGCAAATCGAGAGGAGTATTACGATCGGCCTTCCCAGCCGCCTTCAATTCAGTCCGGTAAACCCCGCGTATTGTGCGGCATGGATCAACGTGCTGGAGGAACGTGGATGGGCGTTAATCAGCATGGGATGTTTGTCGGACTTTGCAACCGCCGCGCTGGTGGGGGGGCCGACAGTGTAGGGGCTCGCAGCCGAGGGCTTATCGCCCGTGAAGTACTTCGCTGTGGATCGGCTCGTGTCGCCATCGACAAGGCTGTCGACGAAATGGTGACTCATCGCTACCAGCCGTTTAATTTGATCGTTTGCGACTACGAAAGTGGATGGGTTGTATACAACGACGGCGAGCGGCACGACGTCATGCCTCTGGAGGATGGGTTGAACATCATTGGCAATTTGGATTTGAATGATCCGATTGACGATCGAGTTCAATTGGCTCACCGGCTTCTGACCCTTCAGAATCTGGATTCGCCTGTCAAATTCTTAGCCGTTGCCAGCAAGGTTTTCGCTCGTTCCCCGACGCCCAGCAGTCGGGCCAGTATGGTCATTCGCGGAGGCGACTACGGGACGATCAGCAGCACGTTGATCGCCCTTAGCCCCAAACCACGCGATGCGATCTTTCAATTTGCTGCTGGGGCTCCAGATCAATCCAAGTATGAGGACTTTTCGCCAATGCTTCGCGATATTCTGAGCCGCGGGCTACGGGAGGCACGTACCAAGGTCAAAGTCACCACTTAG